A genomic window from Daphnia magna isolate NIES linkage group LG9, ASM2063170v1.1, whole genome shotgun sequence includes:
- the LOC116930567 gene encoding teneurin-a isoform X2: MVKRKMDDDDSCIYANIGGEMEYHPNQQHQLEPVQEHQQQQQPRDEMIIHPYNLVRARSSHCVLSGKAPSNSGWNFLPADNNRQHGSHTLGHNTLNRGHHNSPNTVSSSNTNSMMMNAPNNHHVLTPVPGDPSGRLVMTLLPSQGPHHDLMHGQHDPNLHHHSGASHTSSSHSTRYNHPGHGTSTSRQTLTSSLQSSWLMRRGNGDARSSSSGADMNHHHHLGLGVIGGGRGVGGGPGKGCATPQCSWRLLAIALLLTCGLLAAALAYFTVSSIGASTASDPNCILIEDAQVTLPREEKNNNSKMPVKESAPPRTASSSVASNGDPGGSAGDGGTGRPSRQEQPVSLNETPSSKDGLSLPDLSGPVSISSSANGALELEADGRFKLLTIEPAQLWVAYVQIGGSQSALRMEVQLPRGAPFALYGRRNAAPSITQHDFSQFVHDETLMARFRRQLNSSSSAAANRPAYYNTSLVKPVEPGRWFLAVYNDDSQRQEVAIGLTLTNEVATPCPDDCNGRGQCLNGKCVCRDGFAGTDCSTSVCPVLCSGRGAYGGGRCHCEAGWTGAECDQPYSELGAVSSSLAPGSGFIISCSIPCSIHGTCVNGRCQCDPEHTGASCETPLLTCQSDCGPNGRCVNSSCLCAAGWTGSRCHLVSTSCDPRCSQHGQCVNGTCICSRGWNGRHCTLDGCPGNCGNNRGVCLQSGKVGSGINSLLQSNQFRCECAPGWTGPDCSIMTETECSDDKDNDGDGLTDCADSDCCSNPSCTDHLMCLASADPADIAARKPILSNSGGGGGGGGASSFYQRVKFLVEDNAVQSYAHKDEYVDKRVAVLRGRVLSQQGLGVVGVRVSVDRHPRLGFTLTRHGGWFDILVNGGGAVTLQFQRNPYRPEMRTVWAAWNRIVVLDKVVLRLGDSSDSLPSSNSGDRNSKLTSDKPQCRIDELEMIQPSVLNAQDAEFHHQSGDGQLGLLLADKQVLQEVVPIPGMADYKLVYRSENAINYHSLLRLRLTPAGGIPSQLGYVHLRLVVEGTVSEVTLEAEANLTYAFAWDRHNVYGQKIHGKTEAYVHVGYQSSADGCPTSWQTLVAPMAGFAPNISALGEFNVDVHHHFIAGQNVLFRGDGGQMDLKSGPRHLNLIIGTGSPRSLTCVECQSASPSAYAKILNPVAMASAGDGSLYVGDFNLVRKVTPEGRVFTVLHLPTGQVSYSYYLAVSPIDGSLYLSDCERKQILRVTAVSEEQLLNPSSPSSLAGLDNNYEVVVGSGEPCLPADPEMCGDGRPALDARLVFPKGVAVSPDRILYFADGTSIRYVDGSGIIRTLVGRPANPIYGLHPAPCSAAVRPTHIQPLWPTQVALNPIDNALHWIDNNVVLKMTASQYVQVAAGQPQHCAAQSATPVTSASHIAGFAFGPAGQLYLVEKPGVNSTRLVETDSSGRSEPLKCMSGDVTVPCSVPTAISSMAVSPDGAVYVADKQLLQIFALDYANPQPDPLSGEYSINWPALGEVLVFNRYGQHVTTKEPVSGNIKTTFSYTRNGPSGRLMAIIDSRGNKVDFVRESGGDQLIQAIETSAAVKSHLTVSRLTGSLTHINSSNNCFTLFDYDSVSKLLIGRTESDGLTTIYRYDQNGRLIQTVLPDGERYTFDTAATSSSIRVSLERDNPVELIISGPAVQSGENRMTYNLMKNGTSLVEWAADSQYSFQPVLQGGTEGWSERLQLSGGSAIRGEWTTSLQVGSSGSRSRDKSIRINGAKFLVAEVDSQTGGRQLYDNDRQLVMGLHCDSQGHLKELRLPPGFHGIRYNYDGNGRLQSWVWGQRQEVYSYDTRGLLAETRSRSDSGNSGSRTIIYGPNDVPTKITLASGRSFSYAYDESGGLKSLTLPSGNGRHSFSVQPSMGYYKLVYLPPGSSTSASSQSAYVEHYDSEGRKLLIMFPGESGRIVYRYRGSQLAEEVCGDRRIDYSAQVDGVTTTTVTEREFELRSDVTANSAGLVLEDKTEYGAKTGLAGFKFVYSYDSLLRASSIKGRIGGQILPDWPLSYQSKTGSLEQMGQFKISRLRPNETSYFDGTAIFSRTLNPHLELSASSLTLHNEEVFRMELNYDAAGKINQTRTYTRYLGLKSYVNIKNLTYDADGQLASVEAPESWRFGYDQHGNLAKLTYRGNSIPMQHNGFDRLVKFGEGAYQYDDAGNVIQNAREEKFQWSASGLLIRAQKKGMFDVRYFYDHQRRLVGRRDQHGNVTQFFYANPQRKHQVSHIFSPRDLRLTTLTYDEFDHLMHFQILRHRYYVATGDRCGTPSVVFSQKGEVVRELVRSPYGHVVYDSNPYLYMPIDWCGGIADPATGHVHVRGDRIYDPLIGQWLNPEWRRATKMTYQPELVHLYRLPGNDPVNLDAFGLTGNLRLSHSSRYPQWLSRMGYQLPKIPSPYDNENNALVASKSIVRQPPMLTTSRLLELNQRRKTLQEFTDFSSKCSTPNADKLELNSIRFALAPSTLGRGILVSRSSDGRAVVSSTSLADPVIRDVFTNVFNNSRWLNLTLPGHGHGQDTFHFFKRGDNVRSKVAEDMAALRRLGPNVNLTMHDTPDTGAKEIKIATGHGNFVVIYGTDLGAETELLWRHSVKLAARRAWHREQILARRGGINTFLMTQTEMEQLSRDGHLPTYRPELQQSLWSYPMLADDPTAMRFRKRNAAGTSLDVPRR; this comes from the exons GCAAGGCACCGTCGAATTCCGGCTGGAACTTTCTACCGGCCGACAATAATCGCCAGCACGGCAGTCACACGCTCGGCCATAACACGTTAAACAG GGGCCATCACAACAGCCCAAACACGGTCTCCTCGTCCAACACCAATTCGATGATGATGAACGCTCCGAATAATCACCACGTCTTGACGCCCGTGCCTGGTGACCCGTCTGGCCGTCTCGTCATGACTCTACTGCCCAGCCAAGGCCCTCATCACGATCTGATGCACGGCCAGCACGATCCCAATCTCCATCATCACAGCGGAGCCAGTCACACTAGCAGTAGTCATTCAACGAGATACAATCATCCAG GGCACGGAACGAGCACGAGCCGACAAACGTTAACGTCGTCGCTGCAATCGTCGTGGCTGATGCGCCGTGGCAACGGAGACGCTCGGTCGTCCTCATCCGGTGCCGATAtgaatcatcatcatcacctcGGATTGGGCGTCATCGGCGGAGGCCGCGGTGTAGGCGGTGGGCCTGGAAAAGGTTGCGCCACCCCTCAATGCTCCTGGCGCCTTTTAGCCATCGCTCTTTTGCTCACCTGTGGTCTACTAGCAGCCGCTCTCGCCTACTTCACCG TGAGTTCCATCGGAGCATCGACGGCGTCAGATCCGAACTGCATCCTGATTGAAGACGCCCAAGTCACGCTGCCACGGGAGGAGAAGAATAACAATAGTAAAATGCCTGTCAAAG AATCTGCACCGCCTCGAACTGCTTCCAGCTCCGTAGCGAGTAACGGAGATCCTGGTGGAAGTGCCGGCGATGGCGGAACAGGACGACCGTCACGACAGGAACAACCGGTTTCTTTAAATGAAACGCCTTCCAGCAAAGACGGCCTGTCTTTACCAGATCTCAGTGGTCCGGTGTCTATCAGCTCATCCGCTAACGGAGCCCTGGAACTGGAAGCCGATGGCCGTTTTAAGCTTCTAACGATCGAACCAGCTCAATTGTGGGTAGCCTACGTGCAAATTGGCGGTAGCCAATCTGCTCTCCGGATGGAAGTCCAACTACCCCGCGGAGCGCCGTTCGCGTTGTACGGACGTCGCAACGCCGCACCTTCCATTACCCAACACGATTTTAGCCAATTTGTCCATGACGAGACGTTGATGGCCAGATTCCGGCGTCAGTTGAATTCATCCAGCTCAGCGGCTGCCAACCGGCCCGCTTATTACAACACGTCACTTGTCAAACCGGTAGAACCTGGTCGTTGGTTCTTGGCCGTCTATAACGACGATTCGCAGCGTCAAGAGGTCGCCATTGGTTTAACATTAACCAACGAAGTGGCCACCCCTTGTCCGGACGACTGTAACGGGCGCGGCCAGTGCCTCAACGGGAAATGCGTCTGTCGTGATGGCTTCGCTGGAACGGACTGCTCGACAA GTGTGTGCCCGGTTTTGTGCAGCGGCCGAGGCGCTTACGGTGGAGGCCGTTGCCATTGCGAGGCCGGCTGGACAGGTGCAGAATGCGACCAGCCTTACAGCGAACTCGGCGCCGTTTCCAGTTCATTAGCTCCTGGCAGCGGATTCATCATCAGCTGTTCCATTCCCTGCTCGATACATGGAACGTGCGTCAACGGCCGTTGCCAGTGCGACCCTGAACACACGGGCGCTTCGTGCGAGACCC CCTTGTTGACTTGCCAATCGGATTGCGGACCGAACGGCCGATGCGTAAACAGCAGCTGCTTGTGCGCGGCCGGATGGACGGGCTCGCGTTGCCACCTAGTGTCTACGTCGTGCGATCCGCGTTGTAGCCAACACGGCCAATGCGTCAACGGAACTTGCATCTGCTCCCGCGGATGGAACGGACGCCATTGCACTCTCG ACGGCTGTCCTGGCAATTGCGGCAACAACCGGGGCGTTTGCCTGCAGAGCGGCAAAGTCGGAAGCGGAATCAACAGCTTGTTGCAATCGAACCAGTTCAGATGCGAATGCGCTCCCGGATGGACGGGACCCGATTGTTCCATCATGACGGAAACAGAATGCAGCGACGACAAGGACAATGACGGCGATGGATTGACTGATTGCGCAGACAGCGACTGCTGTTCCAACCCGTCCTGCACCGACCATTTGATGTGCCTCGCCTCGGCCGATCCAGCCGATATCGCCGCCCGTAAGCCGATCCTATCCAACAGCGGCGGGggcggtggcggcggcggcgCCAGTAGTTTCTACCAACGGGTGAAATTTCTCGTCGAAGACAACGCCGTCCAAAGCTACGCCCACAAGGACGAATACGTCGATAA GAGGGTGGCAGTATTGCGCGGAAGAGTCTTGTCTCAACAAGGATTAGGCGTGGTGGGTGTTCGTGTCAGCGTCGATCGTCATCCTCGTTTGGGTTTCACGCTTACGCGTCACGGCGGATG GTTTGACATTTTGGTGAACGGTGGAGGAGCGGTAACGCTGCAATTTCAGCGCAATCCTTACCGGCCGGAAATGAGGACCGTTTGGGCAGCTTGGAACCGCATTGTCGTGCTGGACAAAGTCGTTCTCCGACTCGGAGACAGCAGCGATAGTCTCCCATCCAGCAACTCTGGCGACCGAAATTCTAAGCTGACTAGCGACAAACCTCAATGTCGGATTGACGAATTGGAAATGATTCAACCGAGCGTGCTCAACGCGCAAGACGCTGAATTCCATCATCAGTCAGGCGACGGACAACTGGGTCTCCTGCTGGCCGATAAACAAGTTTTGCAGGAAGTTGTACCGATACCCGGAATGGCCGATTACAAATTGGTTTATCGGTCGGAAAACGCCATCAACTATCACTCACTGCTCAGGCTAAGACTGACTCCGGCCGGCGGCATTCCGTCGCAGCTCGGCTACGTCCACCTCCGCCTGGTTGTTGAAGGCACCGTTAGCGAAGTGACGCTGGAAGCCGAAGCCAATTTGACTTACGCGTTCGCCTGGGACCGGCACAATGTTTACGGCCAGAAAATTCACGGCAAAACGGAAGCTTACGTCCATGTCGGATATCAGAGTTCGGCCGACGGATGCCCTACGTCATGGCAGACGTTGGTGGCGCCTATGGCCGGCTTCGCTCCCAACATCTCGGCTCTCGGCGAATTCAACGTCGATGTCCATCACCATTTCATCGCCGGGCAGAACGTCCTCTTTCGAGGTGATGGTGGCCAAATGGATCTGAAATCCGGCCCGCGTCATTTGAACCTGATCATTGGCACCGGGTCACCACGATCCCTGACGTGTGTTGAATGTCAATCGGCTTCTCCGAGCGCCTACGCCAAGATCCTCAATCCGGTTGCGATGGCTTCGGCCGGAGACGGATCCCTTTACGTTGGTGATTTCAATTTGGTGCGGAAGGTGACCCCCGAAGGCCGAGTCTTTACCGTGCTTCATTTGCCGACGGGTCAAGTTTCCTACTCGTATTACTTGGCCGTCTCGCCTATCGACGGATCGTTGTACTTGTCTGATTGCGAGAGGAAGCAAATCCTGCGCGTAACGGCCGTCAGCGAGGAGCAGCTTTTGAATCCGTCGTCGCCATCCTCCCTGGCCGGATTGGACAACAATTACGAGGTCGTCGTCGGATCGGGAGAACCTTGCCTGCCCGCCGATCCTGAAATGTGCGGTGACGGTCGTCCGGCTCTCGATGCCCGTCTGGTTTTCCCCAAAGGCGTCGCTGTATCACCGGATCGCATTTTGTACTTTGCCGACGGAACTTCGATTCGCTATGTCGACGGTAGCGGCATCATCCGGACTCTAGTCGGCCGTCCAGCCAATCCGATTTACGGACTCCATCCTGCACCTTGCAGTGCGGCTGTACGTCCTACGCACATTCAGCCGCTTTGGCCGACTCAGGTGGCTCTCAATCCCATCGACAACGCGCTGCACTGGATCGATAACAACGTCGTCCTCAAGATGACGGCATCGCAGTACGTGCAAGTGGCAGCCGGACAGCCGCAGCACTGCGCGGCGCAGTCGGCTACGCCTGTCACGTCCGCCAGCCACATTGCTGGATTCGCATTCGGACCAGCCGGTCAGCTCTATCTGGTGGAGAAACCTGGAGTCAATTCGACTCGACTAGTCGAAACGGATTCCAGCGGTCGGAGCGAGCCGTTGAAATGCATGTCCGGCGATGTGACAGTGCCTTGCAGCGTTCCCACCGCGATTAGCTCGATGGCCGTCTCGCCTGATGGAGCCGTCTACGTGGCTGATAAGCAATTGCTGCAAATCTTTGCGTTAGATTATGCCAATCCGCAACCGGATCCGCTGTCAGGCGAATATTCCATCAACTGGCCGGCTTTAGGCGAAGTTTTGGTTTTCAATCGCTACGGCCAGCACGTGACTACCAAAGAGCCCGTCAGTGGCAACATCAAAACGACTTTCTCTTACACGCGCAACGGACCGTCCGGAAGGTTAATGGCCATAATCGATTCTCGTGGTAACAAGGTGGACTTTGTCCGCGAATCGGGCGGCGATCAGTTAATCCAGGCTATTGAGACCAGCGCAGCCGTTAAAAGTCATCTGACTGTTAGCCGATTGACTGGCTCTTTGACGCACATCAACTCTTCCAACAACTGCTTCACTCTATTCGATTACGATTCCGTATCGAAATTATTGATTGGCCGGACAGAGTCGGACGGACTGACCACCATTTACCGCTACGATCAGAACGGAAGGCTCATCCAAACTGTCCTGCCGGACGGTGAACGATACACGTTCGACACCGCCGCGACTTCGTCCAGCATCCGTGTTTCCTTGGAACGTGACAACCCAGTCGAGTTAATCATCTCGGGCCCTGCCGTTCAATCAGGAGAGAACAGGATGACTTACAACTTGATGAAGAATGGCACATCGCTCGTGGAATGGGCTGCTGACAGCCAGTACAGCTTCCAGCCCGTGCTGCAGGGCGGCACCGAAGGATGGTCGGAGAGATTGCAACTGTCTGGCGGTTCGGCAATCCGTGGCGAATGGACGACAAGCCTTCAGGTTGGAAGCAGCGGCAGTCGTTCTCGAGACAAATCGATTAGGATCAACGGAGCCAAATTTCTTGTCGCTGAGGTGGACAGTCAGACCGGTGGGCGGCAATTGTACGACAACGACCGCCAATTGGTGATGGGACTTCATTGCGATTCGCAAGGCCATTTGAAGGAACTCCGATTGCCACCGGGTTTCCACGGAATTCGCTACAACTACGATGG GAATGGCCGTCTTCAAAGCTGGGTGTGGGGTCAACGTCAGGAAGTTTACAGCTACGATACGCGTGGATTGCTGGCCGAAACACGATCTCGGTCGGATTCTGGCAATTCGGGATCAAGGACAATCATTTACGGTCCCAACGATGTG CCAACGAAGATCACTTTGGCCAGTGGACGATCCTTCAGCTATGCCTACGACGAATCTGGAGGCCTGAAATCGTTGACGCTCCCGTCCGGCAACGGCCGTCATAGTTTCTCTGTCCAACCTTCCATGGGTTACTACAAGTTGGTCTACTTACCGCCGGGCAGCAGTACGAGCGCGTCTAGCCAGAGCGCCTACGTCGAGCATTACGATTCGGAAGGCCGGAAGCTATTGATTATGTTCCCTGGCGAGAGCGGACGGATCGTCTATCGGTATCGCGGATCGCAATTGGCCGAGGAGGTGTGCGGCGATCGTCGCATTGACTATTCAGCCCAAGTGGACGGCGTTACAACGACTACCGTGACTGAACGGGAGTTTGAATTGCGTTCGGACGTGACCGCCAACAGCGCCGGATTAGTTTTGGAAGATAAGACGGAGTACGGGGCGAAAACGGGACTGGCTGGATTCAAATTCGTCTACAGTTACGATTCGTTGTTGAGGGCTTCCAGCATCAAGGGCAGAATCGGCGGACAAATTCTGCCCGATTGGCCTCTCAGCTACCAGTCCAAAACGGGCTCTTTGGAACAGATGGGTCAGTTTAAGATATCGCGGCTGCGACCGAATGAAACCTCCTACTTTGACGGAACGGCCATTTTCAGCCGAACTTTGAACCCACATTTGGAGCTGTCCGCTTCGTCGTTGACACTACACAACGAAGAAGTCTTCCGCATGGAGTTGAACTACGACGCTGCTGGCAAGATCAATCAGACTCGCACTTATACGCGCTACCTCGGACTCAAATCGTACGTCAACATCAAGAACCTGACGTACGACGCTGACGGCCAATTGGCCTCGGTGGAGGCTCCGGAATCGTGGCGTTTCGGCTACGACCAGCACGGCAACTTGGCTAAGTTGACCTACCGTGGAAACTCCATTCCCATGCAACATAACGGATTCGATCGCCTCGTCAAGTTCGGCGAAGGTGCCTATCAGTACGACGACGCTGGCAACGTTATCCAGAATGCGAGGGAAGAGAAATTCCAATGGTCGGCCTCCGGACTTCTGATACGCGCTCAGAAGAAGGGCATGTTTGATGTCAGGTACTTTTACGATCACCAGCGCCGTCTTGTCGGTCGGCGAGATCAGCACGGCAACGTGACGCAATTTTTCTACGCCAATCCGCAACGTAAGCATCAAGTGAGTCACATCTTTAGCCCGCGAGATCTTCGATTGACGACGTTGACCTACGACGAATTCGACCATCTGATGCACTTCCAAATCTTACGTCATCGCTACTATGTTGCCACGGGCGACCGTTGTGGCACTCCGTCGGTCGTTTTTAGCCAAAAGGGCGAAGTGGTCCGCGAGTTGGTCCGTTCTCCTTACGGACACGTCGTTTACGATTCGAACCCTTACCTTTACATGCCGATTGATTGGTGCGGAGGCATCGCAGATCCAGCCACGGGACATGTTCACGTCCGTGGTGACCGCATTTACGATCCCCTCATCGGCCAATGGCTCAATCCCGAATGGCGACGAGCAACGAAGATGACCTATCAACCCGAACTGGTCCACTTGTACAGATTACCCGGCAATGATCCCGTCAACTTGGATGCGTTTGGTTTGACTGGTAATCTCCGCTTGTCTCATAGCAGCCGCTACCCACAATGGCTCAGCCGGATGGGATACCAACTGCCCAAGATCCCGTCCCCTTATGACAATGAAAACAACGCTCTTGTTGCAAGCAAATCGATCGTCAGGCAACCGCCAATGTTGACCACCAGTCGACTCTTGGAATTGAATCAAAGACGCAAGACGCTTCAGGAATTCACCGATTTCTCGTCCAAGTGTTCGACTCCCAACGCCGACAAACTCGAGTTGAATAGCATCCGCTTTGCTCTGGCCCCGTCGACGCTGGGCCGAGGCATCCTGGTGTCCCGGAGCTCCGACGGTCGGGCTGTAGTTTCTTCGACGTCTTTAGCCGACCCGGTCATTCGCGACGTGTTCACCAACGTCTTCAATAACTCGCGTTGGTTGAATCTCACGCTGCCCGGTCACGGTCACGGCCAGGAcacgtttcattttttcaagcGCGGTGACAACGTACGAAGCAAAGTCGCTGAGGATATGGCCGCTTTACGCCGCTTGGGACCCAACGTTAATTTAACGATGCACGACACGCCGGATACGGGGGCCAAAGAAATCAAGATCGCCACTGGTCATGGTAACTTTGTGGTCATCTACGGTACCGATTTAGGCGCCGAAACTGAATTACTCTGGCGGCATTCTGTCAAGTTAGCCGCCCGACGAGCCTGGCACCGCGAGCAAATCTTGGCCCGCCGTGGAGGTATTAACACATTCCTCATGACGCAGACTGAGATGGAACAGTTATCTCGTGATGGCCACCTCCCGACGTACCGGCCGGAATTGCAGCAATCGCTCTGGAGTTATCCCATGCTAGCCGATGATCCCACAGCCATGAGATTCCGTAAACGCAACGCAGCTGGAACTTCGCTGGATGTGCCTCGTCGTTAA